A single Calidifontibacter indicus DNA region contains:
- a CDS encoding S-methyl-5'-thioadenosine phosphorylase: MTTAAHTAAHALSPTDSPRAEIGVIGGSGFYTFLDNARAVRVDTPFGAPSDDLVIGTVAGRSVAFLARHGQGHRFPPHRVNYRANLWALRSVGVREVLAPCAVGGLDPRFSPGTVVVPDQVVDRTWGREHTVYDEPGPVVHVGFADPYCPTGRSAVLGAAAGQSELPAVDGGTLVVINGPRFSSRAESRWHQAAGWSVVGMTGMPEASIARELAMCFTSICLVTDADAGVEGDSGVTHDEVLAVFATKVEHLKDLVRASIAALPTGAATCECQHALDGITLPFELP; encoded by the coding sequence ATGACCACCGCTGCCCACACCGCTGCACACGCCTTGTCGCCCACCGACTCCCCCCGTGCCGAGATCGGCGTGATCGGCGGCTCGGGGTTCTACACCTTCCTCGACAATGCGCGCGCGGTGCGCGTCGACACCCCGTTCGGCGCGCCGAGCGACGACCTCGTGATCGGCACGGTGGCCGGCCGGTCGGTGGCGTTCCTGGCGCGGCACGGTCAGGGGCACCGGTTCCCCCCGCACCGGGTCAATTACCGCGCCAACCTGTGGGCGCTGCGTTCGGTGGGGGTGCGTGAGGTGCTCGCCCCGTGCGCGGTCGGCGGGCTCGACCCACGCTTCTCCCCCGGCACCGTGGTGGTGCCCGATCAGGTCGTCGACCGCACCTGGGGCCGCGAGCACACCGTCTACGACGAGCCCGGCCCGGTGGTGCACGTCGGCTTCGCCGACCCCTACTGCCCGACCGGGCGCTCGGCCGTGCTCGGTGCCGCCGCCGGTCAGAGCGAGCTTCCCGCCGTCGACGGCGGCACGCTCGTCGTCATCAACGGCCCGCGCTTCTCCAGCCGCGCCGAGTCGCGCTGGCACCAGGCCGCCGGGTGGTCGGTCGTCGGCATGACCGGCATGCCGGAGGCGTCCATCGCCCGCGAGTTGGCGATGTGTTTCACCAGCATCTGCCTGGTGACCGATGCCGACGCCGGCGTCGAAGGCGACTCCGGCGTCACCCACGACGAGGTGTTGGCGGTGTTCGCGACGAAGGTCGAACACCTCAAGGACCTCGTCCGGGCGAGCATCGCCGCCCTGCCCACCGGGGCTGCGACCTGCGAGTGCCAGCACGCGCTCGACGGCATCACCCTCCCCTTCGAGTTGCCGTGA
- a CDS encoding FmdB family zinc ribbon protein, with protein MPTYSYACKNCGHQFDIVQAFSDNALTDCPECGGRLRKVFNSVGVVFKGSGFYRTDSRGGSSSSTPASTTSNDSSTSSSNGSGDSAAKPAASSDSKPAASTATKSAD; from the coding sequence GTGCCCACCTACTCCTACGCCTGCAAGAACTGCGGCCATCAGTTCGACATCGTCCAGGCATTCAGCGACAACGCCCTGACCGACTGCCCCGAGTGCGGCGGCCGGTTGCGCAAGGTCTTCAACTCGGTCGGTGTCGTCTTCAAGGGGTCGGGCTTCTACCGCACCGACAGCCGTGGCGGCTCTTCCTCGAGCACGCCGGCCAGCACCACCTCGAACGACTCGAGCACCTCGAGCTCGAACGGCTCGGGCGACAGCGCCGCGAAGCCCGCGGCGAGCTCCGACTCCAAGCCGGCCGCCTCGACGGCGACCAAGTCGGCCGACTGA
- a CDS encoding potassium/proton antiporter, whose product MHLTDVAAFAGSLGAVPKSGAYDLDDLTRTLLIGSAVLLVAVAAVRLANKSGLPTLLLYLAMGVVLGEAGFGLEFSDPLMTEVLGYSALVLILAEGGLTTQWSAIRRSVVPAMLLSTVGVLISVAVVGVAVHYLLHFDWTTAFLLGAIVSSTDAAAVFSVLRKVPLPHRVTGVLEAESGFNDAPVVLLVSALASAAAPGRPDPNWLSVGFHAGFELAVGAAIGLALGYVLGTLMKRAAPGSSGLFSIGVLAACVLAFAVADAVHTSGFIAVYLCALVLGNLGLPHRQAVRGFAQSFGWLAQIGLFVLLGLLAAPSRLQDQLFPALVVGLVLLLVARPLSVFGSMPGFGITTPEKLFLSWAGLRGAVPVVLATVPLTLGSQGLEWIFDLVFVLVVVFTLVQAPTLPWVARRLGIVDESHVVDVELESMPLDELNAEMLQVRIGPHSLLHGVEVHELRLPKGANVTLVKRDDESFVPTRRSVLHRGDQLLIVTPSAARSCVVRRVRAISDHGRLAGWRRSGARDAATDVRPG is encoded by the coding sequence ATGCACCTGACGGACGTCGCTGCGTTCGCCGGTTCTCTCGGCGCCGTGCCCAAGTCGGGCGCCTACGACCTCGACGACCTCACCCGCACCCTGCTCATCGGCAGCGCGGTGCTGCTGGTTGCGGTCGCCGCGGTGCGCCTAGCGAACAAGTCGGGGCTGCCGACGCTGCTGCTCTATCTCGCGATGGGCGTCGTGCTCGGCGAGGCGGGGTTCGGCCTGGAGTTCTCCGATCCACTGATGACCGAGGTGCTCGGTTACTCGGCGCTCGTGCTGATCCTGGCCGAAGGTGGTTTGACCACGCAGTGGTCGGCGATCAGGCGCAGCGTGGTGCCGGCGATGTTGTTGTCCACCGTCGGTGTGCTGATATCGGTCGCGGTCGTCGGTGTCGCCGTCCATTACCTGCTCCACTTCGACTGGACCACGGCGTTCCTGCTCGGCGCCATCGTCTCCTCGACCGACGCCGCGGCCGTCTTCTCGGTGCTGCGCAAGGTGCCGCTGCCCCACCGTGTCACCGGTGTGCTGGAGGCGGAGTCGGGCTTCAACGACGCCCCCGTCGTGCTGCTGGTCTCGGCGCTCGCATCGGCGGCGGCACCCGGACGACCCGACCCGAACTGGCTGTCCGTGGGGTTCCACGCCGGCTTTGAACTCGCCGTCGGCGCCGCGATCGGCCTGGCGCTCGGTTATGTGCTCGGCACCCTGATGAAGCGCGCGGCCCCCGGGTCGTCGGGTCTGTTCTCGATCGGCGTGCTCGCCGCGTGTGTGCTGGCGTTCGCGGTGGCCGATGCCGTGCACACCAGCGGCTTCATCGCGGTCTACCTGTGCGCGCTGGTGCTCGGCAACCTGGGTCTCCCACACCGCCAAGCCGTGCGCGGCTTCGCCCAGTCGTTCGGTTGGTTGGCCCAGATCGGGCTGTTCGTGCTGCTCGGTCTGCTCGCCGCGCCGTCCCGTCTGCAGGACCAGCTGTTCCCGGCGCTCGTCGTCGGGTTGGTGCTGCTGCTGGTGGCCCGCCCCCTGTCGGTGTTCGGGTCGATGCCCGGGTTCGGCATCACCACCCCCGAGAAGCTGTTCCTGTCGTGGGCCGGCCTGCGCGGTGCGGTGCCGGTCGTGCTGGCCACGGTGCCGCTCACGCTCGGCAGCCAGGGCCTGGAGTGGATCTTCGACCTCGTGTTCGTGCTGGTCGTGGTGTTCACCCTCGTGCAGGCCCCGACGCTGCCCTGGGTGGCGCGCCGGCTCGGCATCGTCGACGAGTCGCACGTGGTCGACGTCGAGTTGGAATCGATGCCACTGGACGAATTGAACGCCGAGATGCTGCAGGTGCGGATCGGCCCGCACTCGCTGCTGCACGGGGTGGAGGTGCACGAGTTGCGGCTGCCCAAGGGCGCGAACGTCACGCTGGTCAAGCGCGACGACGAATCGTTCGTGCCGACCCGCCGCTCGGTGCTCCACCGCGGCGACCAACTGTTGATCGTCACCCCGTCGGCCGCGCGCTCCTGCGTGGTGCGCAGGGTGCGCGCGATCAGCGACCACGGACGGCTCGCCGGCTGGCGTCGGTCGGGCGCTCGGGACGCCGCGACGGACGTGCGACCGGGATGA
- a CDS encoding 5-formyltetrahydrofolate cyclo-ligase: MSTSRALPELPADKQAARAAVRAARRQWRDDPATDRGATAAAFRDRLLTWLAPRTPGTITAYESWATEPPTQALIAGLQDAGWRVLVPDTLPDLRLSWHDVAGPGVDLGIDAVASADVLLIPGLAIDRDGYRLGQGGGCYDRTLPLRRPGTLVVAMVFEQEIVRQVPREPHDLPVDAVLTTQAVRERDPATGRIQPGDN; the protein is encoded by the coding sequence ATGAGCACGTCGCGCGCCCTGCCCGAACTTCCGGCCGACAAGCAGGCGGCGCGGGCGGCGGTGCGCGCGGCGCGTCGGCAGTGGCGCGACGACCCGGCCACCGATCGCGGCGCCACCGCGGCGGCCTTCCGCGACCGTCTGCTCACCTGGCTGGCACCCCGCACCCCCGGCACCATCACGGCGTACGAGTCGTGGGCGACCGAGCCGCCCACGCAGGCATTGATCGCCGGGCTGCAGGACGCCGGGTGGCGGGTGCTGGTGCCCGACACCCTTCCCGACCTGCGATTGTCATGGCACGATGTCGCCGGGCCCGGGGTCGACCTCGGCATCGACGCCGTCGCGTCCGCCGACGTGCTCCTCATCCCGGGCCTCGCCATCGATCGGGACGGATACCGGCTCGGGCAGGGCGGTGGGTGTTACGACCGCACTCTCCCGTTGCGCAGGCCCGGCACGCTCGTCGTCGCGATGGTGTTCGAGCAGGAGATCGTGCGACAGGTGCCCCGCGAACCGCACGATCTTCCGGTCGACGCGGTGCTCACGACGCAAGCGGTGCGCGAGCGCGATCCAGCAACTGGAAGAATCCAGCCCGGGGACAACTGA
- the galU gene encoding UTP--glucose-1-phosphate uridylyltransferase GalU yields MSESAPSDVVKAVIPAAGLGTRFLPASKAIPKEMLPVVDKPAIQYVVEEAARAGIDDVLMITGRNKAALEDHFDRHWELEAALERKLDDKKLRRVRKSADLGNVHFVRQGEPLGLGHAVLRAKAHVGQQPFAVLLGDDLIDETETLLQQMIAARGRYGGSVVALMEVPRDQINLYGCAAVEALDGEDDVVRVTSMVEKPDPAEAPSNLAVIGRYVLDPSIFEVLAQTAPGRGGEIQLTDALLTQAQSGAPGGGVVGVVFRGNRYDTGDRLDYLKAVVRLAVRHRDIGAEFRTWLAEWVDTDEGAGRLEDRQLRH; encoded by the coding sequence ATGAGTGAGTCCGCACCCAGTGACGTTGTCAAGGCCGTCATCCCGGCGGCCGGTCTCGGCACCCGTTTCCTGCCGGCGAGCAAGGCGATCCCGAAGGAAATGCTGCCGGTCGTCGACAAGCCGGCCATCCAGTACGTCGTCGAGGAGGCCGCACGGGCCGGCATCGACGACGTCTTGATGATCACCGGACGCAACAAGGCCGCGTTGGAGGACCACTTCGACCGGCACTGGGAGTTGGAGGCGGCGCTCGAGCGCAAGCTCGACGACAAGAAGCTGCGCCGGGTGCGCAAGTCGGCCGACCTCGGCAACGTGCACTTCGTGCGTCAGGGCGAGCCGCTCGGTCTCGGTCACGCGGTGCTGCGGGCCAAGGCGCATGTCGGGCAGCAGCCGTTCGCGGTGTTGTTGGGCGACGACCTCATCGACGAGACCGAGACCCTCCTGCAGCAGATGATCGCCGCCCGCGGACGCTACGGCGGCTCGGTCGTGGCGCTGATGGAGGTGCCGCGCGACCAGATCAACCTGTACGGCTGCGCCGCGGTGGAGGCGCTCGACGGTGAGGACGACGTGGTGCGGGTGACGTCGATGGTCGAGAAGCCCGACCCCGCCGAGGCGCCCTCGAACCTCGCGGTCATCGGGCGTTACGTGCTCGACCCGTCGATCTTCGAGGTGCTGGCGCAGACGGCGCCCGGACGCGGCGGCGAGATCCAGCTGACCGACGCGCTGCTCACGCAGGCGCAGAGCGGCGCGCCGGGCGGCGGGGTGGTCGGTGTGGTCTTCCGGGGCAACCGGTACGACACCGGCGACCGACTCGACTACCTCAAGGCGGTGGTGCGCCTCGCGGTGCGTCACCGTGACATCGGCGCCGAGTTCCGCACCTGGCTGGCCGAATGGGTCGACACCGACGAAGGGGCGGGTCGGCTCGAGGACCGCCAGCTGAGGCACTGA
- the glp gene encoding gephyrin-like molybdotransferase Glp, with amino-acid sequence MAATRLLPPQDYADRLVGAVHRLPSTPIAIGDAHGRVLAEDVTARYSLPGFDNSAMDGYAVRAADVPAPGTTLPVAGVIPAGDTRQVRLEPGTAWQIMTGAAVPDGADAIVQVEHTDGGTEQVRFEVAAVAGRSIRAAGGDVQAGALVLPAGTRIGARHVPVLAASGRAEVPVVPLPKVALISTGDELRSPGEELDHGQIIDTNGPMLAALVRQAGFEVARVDRCGDTGDAVRDAVDAALAAGADAIITSGGVSAGAFEPLKAAFEGGTEVEFSKIAMQPGKPQGFGFVRTDVPLFALPGNPVSSLVSFVVFVAPALRVMAGRSPQIGWMTATVADGWRTPDERTQLARVRLEHRGDGHFATASGGPGSHLMGGLSTADGLAWIDAEVDEVRAGDRIRIIGLDGEFV; translated from the coding sequence ATGGCGGCGACCCGTCTGCTGCCCCCGCAGGACTACGCCGACCGGCTCGTCGGCGCCGTCCACCGGTTGCCGTCGACCCCGATCGCCATCGGCGACGCCCACGGACGCGTGCTGGCCGAAGACGTCACCGCCAGGTATTCGCTGCCGGGGTTCGACAACTCGGCGATGGACGGTTACGCCGTGCGTGCCGCCGACGTGCCGGCGCCCGGCACGACCCTTCCGGTGGCGGGTGTGATCCCGGCCGGTGACACCCGGCAGGTGCGGCTCGAACCGGGCACGGCCTGGCAGATCATGACCGGCGCCGCGGTGCCCGACGGCGCCGACGCGATCGTGCAGGTCGAACACACCGACGGCGGCACCGAGCAGGTGCGGTTCGAAGTCGCGGCCGTCGCCGGCAGGTCCATCCGCGCCGCGGGTGGCGACGTGCAGGCCGGTGCGCTGGTGCTCCCGGCCGGCACCCGGATCGGTGCCCGGCACGTGCCGGTGCTTGCCGCGTCCGGACGCGCGGAGGTGCCCGTGGTGCCCCTGCCGAAGGTCGCGCTCATCAGCACCGGTGACGAACTGCGTTCTCCCGGCGAGGAACTCGACCACGGGCAGATCATCGACACCAACGGACCGATGCTCGCCGCGTTGGTGCGCCAGGCCGGCTTCGAGGTCGCCCGGGTCGACCGCTGCGGCGACACCGGTGACGCCGTGCGTGACGCGGTCGACGCAGCGCTCGCTGCCGGCGCCGACGCGATCATCACCTCCGGCGGGGTCAGCGCGGGTGCGTTCGAACCGTTGAAGGCGGCGTTCGAGGGCGGCACCGAGGTCGAGTTCAGCAAGATCGCCATGCAACCGGGCAAGCCACAGGGCTTCGGGTTCGTGCGCACCGACGTCCCGCTGTTCGCGCTGCCGGGCAATCCGGTGTCGTCGCTGGTGTCGTTCGTCGTGTTCGTCGCGCCGGCGCTGCGGGTGATGGCGGGGCGTTCGCCGCAGATCGGCTGGATGACCGCAACGGTCGCCGACGGCTGGCGCACCCCCGACGAGCGCACCCAGCTGGCTCGTGTGCGGCTCGAGCACCGCGGCGACGGCCACTTCGCCACCGCCAGCGGAGGCCCGGGGTCGCACCTGATGGGTGGACTCTCGACCGCCGACGGACTCGCCTGGATCGATGCCGAGGTCGACGAGGTGCGCGCCGGTGACCGCATCCGGATCATCGGGCTGGACGGTGAGTTCGTGTGA
- the moaC gene encoding cyclic pyranopterin monophosphate synthase MoaC — MVDVSAKPVTARQAQARGSVRLCDAAIEALRSDTVPKGDALAVARIAGIQAAKRTPELVPLAHPVAVHAVAVDLVVRDDRVDIEATVRTADRTGIEMEALTCVSVAALALVDMVKAVDKHARITDIRVTAKSGGRSGDWSEDA, encoded by the coding sequence ATGGTCGACGTGAGCGCCAAGCCGGTCACCGCACGGCAGGCGCAGGCGCGTGGGTCGGTGCGGCTCTGCGACGCGGCGATCGAGGCACTGCGCTCCGACACGGTGCCCAAGGGTGACGCGCTCGCGGTCGCCCGGATCGCCGGCATCCAGGCTGCCAAGCGCACTCCGGAACTGGTGCCGTTGGCCCACCCGGTGGCGGTGCACGCCGTCGCCGTCGACCTCGTGGTGCGCGACGACCGGGTCGACATCGAGGCCACCGTGCGCACCGCCGACCGCACCGGCATCGAGATGGAGGCGCTCACCTGCGTCAGCGTCGCGGCGCTCGCCCTCGTCGACATGGTCAAGGCCGTCGACAAGCACGCGCGCATCACCGACATCCGGGTGACCGCCAAGTCGGGCGGACGCTCGGGCGACTGGAGCGAGGATGCCTGA
- a CDS encoding MogA/MoaB family molybdenum cofactor biosynthesis protein yields the protein MPDAVVITCSTRAASGVYPDTSGQLLASALREWGFAVAEPVVVADGAPVGEALRAALASGVDLVLTTGGTGLNPTDRTPEETAPLLDRLVPGIPEALRAPGVAKGIPGAMLSRGVAGVADRTLVINLPGSSGGVKDALAVLAPVIAHALDQIRGGDHPR from the coding sequence ATGCCTGACGCCGTCGTGATCACCTGCTCGACCCGGGCGGCGTCCGGGGTCTACCCGGACACCTCGGGCCAACTGCTCGCAAGTGCGTTGCGGGAGTGGGGTTTTGCCGTCGCCGAGCCGGTTGTCGTCGCCGACGGCGCACCGGTGGGGGAGGCGTTGCGGGCCGCGCTTGCCTCAGGGGTCGATCTGGTGTTGACCACCGGCGGCACCGGGCTCAACCCGACCGACCGCACCCCGGAGGAGACGGCACCGCTGCTCGACCGGCTCGTGCCCGGCATCCCCGAAGCCCTCCGGGCGCCGGGGGTGGCCAAGGGCATTCCCGGGGCGATGCTGTCGCGTGGCGTCGCCGGTGTCGCCGACCGCACGCTGGTGATCAACCTGCCCGGCTCGTCGGGCGGGGTGAAGGACGCGCTCGCCGTGCTCGCACCGGTGATCGCCCACGCCCTTGATCAGATCCGTGGTGGTGACCACCCCCGATGA
- a CDS encoding GNAT family N-acetyltransferase translates to MSDRHWPAAVEARNDGHRIKLRPLRTRADRVEYLTLRRANADWNRPWDSSPPNPTPGVISFAQMVRQQDREGKAGRLLPFALEVDGALVGQVHLFGISRGALLSASAGYWISESVAGQGIMPFALAMAMDHAFQREGLHRVEVNIRPDNGPSLRVVAKLGMRDEGVRRAYLHIDGAWRDHRTFALTTEDLAGERVVDRLNRLSGQSLPRHTD, encoded by the coding sequence ATGAGTGACCGGCACTGGCCGGCGGCGGTCGAAGCACGCAACGACGGACATCGGATCAAGTTGCGGCCGTTGCGAACTCGCGCCGACCGGGTGGAGTACCTCACGCTGCGCCGGGCCAACGCCGACTGGAACCGTCCGTGGGACTCCTCGCCGCCGAATCCGACACCCGGCGTCATCTCGTTCGCGCAGATGGTGCGCCAGCAGGATCGCGAGGGCAAGGCCGGCCGGTTGCTCCCGTTCGCGCTCGAGGTCGACGGGGCGCTCGTCGGCCAGGTGCATCTGTTCGGCATCTCCCGCGGTGCGTTGCTGTCGGCGTCCGCCGGGTATTGGATATCCGAAAGCGTTGCGGGACAAGGGATCATGCCGTTCGCCCTGGCGATGGCCATGGACCACGCCTTCCAGCGGGAGGGGCTGCACCGGGTCGAGGTCAACATCCGGCCCGACAACGGGCCGAGCCTGCGGGTGGTCGCCAAGCTCGGGATGCGCGACGAGGGAGTGCGCCGCGCCTACCTGCACATCGACGGCGCCTGGCGCGACCACCGTACGTTCGCTCTCACCACCGAGGACCTCGCCGGGGAGCGCGTCGTCGACCGCCTCAATCGCCTTTCGGGGCAATCACTTCCGCGACACACCGATTAG
- a CDS encoding FAD-binding oxidoreductase — protein MTIASVHSSASSLQAEFPGVVHLPGGPEYDALTTPWDLAVRQAPVAVAEPGDAAAVAAIVRAVVGLGLRIAPQTTGHAAAPLVHHQDLSDVVLLRTGRLTEVHIDAPRRLARIGGGAIWADVIGAAAEHGLMVLHGSAADVGVVGYTLAGGLSFYGRRYGLAANSVRVIELVTAAGELMRVDAESDPELFWALRGGVGANFGIVTAVEMELFPLATVHAGMMLWDIGHADPVLRTWATWAKTAPEEVTTSLRIMRFPPLPELPPFLSGRRIVVIDGAVLGSSEDAAAVLAPLRAVAPEMDTFADMPTTVLTDVHMDPPEPTPSVAQGAILDELGEEGVRALLQEVGPSAECALTFLELRQLGGAIGRSPEHGGAISALPGSFAMFACAIAPFPEAAAAGQAAGQSVRRAMTPWTNERSFPSFNHGESQVGTGYSAGDFARLRAVRERVDPDRVLAAHHPIY, from the coding sequence ATGACCATCGCATCCGTCCATTCCTCGGCCTCCTCGTTGCAGGCCGAATTCCCCGGCGTCGTCCATCTACCGGGTGGCCCCGAGTACGACGCCCTGACCACCCCGTGGGACCTCGCGGTGCGGCAGGCCCCGGTGGCCGTCGCCGAACCCGGCGACGCCGCCGCGGTCGCCGCGATCGTGCGCGCCGTCGTCGGCCTCGGGCTGCGCATCGCGCCGCAGACCACGGGGCACGCCGCGGCTCCCCTGGTGCACCACCAGGACCTCTCCGACGTCGTGCTGCTGCGCACCGGTCGCCTGACCGAGGTGCACATCGACGCTCCGCGACGCCTGGCGCGCATCGGCGGCGGCGCCATCTGGGCCGACGTCATCGGCGCAGCGGCCGAGCACGGGCTCATGGTGCTGCACGGTTCGGCGGCCGACGTCGGCGTCGTGGGCTACACGCTCGCCGGTGGTCTCAGTTTCTACGGACGCCGGTACGGCCTGGCGGCCAACAGTGTGCGGGTGATCGAACTCGTCACTGCGGCAGGCGAACTCATGCGTGTCGACGCCGAGAGCGACCCCGAGCTGTTCTGGGCGCTGCGCGGCGGGGTCGGGGCGAACTTCGGCATCGTCACCGCGGTGGAGATGGAGTTGTTTCCGCTCGCGACCGTGCACGCCGGGATGATGCTCTGGGACATCGGGCACGCCGACCCGGTGCTGCGCACCTGGGCAACGTGGGCGAAGACCGCCCCGGAGGAGGTCACCACCTCGCTGCGGATCATGCGCTTTCCGCCGCTGCCCGAACTGCCGCCGTTCCTGTCCGGTCGCCGGATCGTGGTCATCGACGGGGCGGTGCTCGGCAGTTCCGAGGATGCCGCGGCGGTGCTCGCGCCGCTGCGGGCGGTCGCGCCGGAGATGGACACCTTCGCCGACATGCCGACGACCGTCCTGACCGACGTGCACATGGACCCGCCGGAACCCACGCCGAGTGTCGCGCAGGGGGCGATCCTCGACGAGCTCGGTGAGGAAGGGGTGCGCGCGTTGCTGCAGGAGGTGGGTCCGTCGGCCGAGTGCGCGCTGACCTTCCTGGAGTTGCGGCAGCTCGGCGGCGCGATCGGGCGTTCGCCCGAGCACGGCGGTGCGATCTCGGCGCTCCCCGGTTCGTTCGCGATGTTCGCCTGCGCGATCGCGCCCTTCCCCGAAGCGGCGGCCGCCGGCCAGGCTGCCGGGCAGTCGGTGCGCCGGGCCATGACCCCGTGGACCAACGAGCGCAGCTTCCCCAGCTTCAACCACGGGGAGAGCCAGGTGGGCACCGGCTACTCGGCCGGCGACTTCGCCCGGCTGCGGGCGGTGCGAGAGCGGGTCGACCCGGATCGGGTGCTCGCGGCGCACCACCCGATCTACTGA
- a CDS encoding helix-turn-helix transcriptional regulator translates to MVPALMATRVMRDVDVLSRAGLDLETFLDEAADSIARAIPHSAACQSSLDPSTLLLTGTFKTGRLKGFDEQDHQWGLVEFGTREESSFEALAHAEVPAMAVQLQSPDSRRLAGFLRPVYGFGDELRVIARDGNAAWGGIALHRDVGEPHFTQDDVDLGAALSPLLARGIRSGILTAVVNAPAVIAGPAVIVVDADDQPVMVSEAAEVRLGELMMSPDGVSSAAIVSGLIGAARRYSAGEIDRPPRCRVRGASGTWLVLYATTMQGRDGARGQVAITIDEASPPEIVPLVISAFDLTERERDVVQRVIQGLDTKEIAAAMFLSTYTVQDHLKSVFEKAGVHSRRELIARIFFDQYVPRMNSPLGPDGWFASS, encoded by the coding sequence ATGGTGCCCGCCCTGATGGCCACCCGCGTCATGCGGGACGTTGACGTGCTCTCCCGCGCCGGTCTCGATCTCGAGACCTTCCTCGACGAGGCAGCCGACTCGATCGCGCGCGCCATCCCGCACTCGGCCGCCTGCCAGTCGTCCCTCGACCCGAGCACCCTGCTGCTCACCGGCACCTTCAAGACCGGACGGCTCAAGGGGTTCGACGAGCAGGACCACCAGTGGGGGCTGGTGGAGTTCGGCACCCGGGAGGAGTCGTCCTTCGAGGCGCTCGCGCACGCCGAGGTGCCGGCGATGGCGGTGCAGTTGCAGTCGCCCGACTCGCGCCGGCTGGCGGGGTTCCTGCGACCGGTCTACGGGTTCGGCGACGAGTTGCGGGTCATCGCGCGCGACGGCAACGCCGCCTGGGGTGGCATCGCCTTGCACCGCGACGTCGGCGAACCGCACTTCACGCAGGACGACGTGGATCTGGGCGCCGCCCTGTCGCCGCTGCTCGCGCGGGGCATCCGCTCCGGCATCCTCACCGCGGTCGTCAACGCTCCGGCGGTCATCGCCGGGCCCGCCGTCATCGTCGTCGACGCCGACGACCAACCGGTGATGGTCAGCGAGGCGGCCGAGGTGCGGCTCGGCGAGCTCATGATGTCGCCGGACGGTGTCAGCTCGGCGGCCATCGTCTCCGGCCTGATCGGCGCGGCGCGCCGGTACTCCGCCGGCGAGATCGACCGTCCGCCGCGGTGCCGGGTGCGCGGCGCGAGTGGCACCTGGCTGGTGCTCTACGCCACCACCATGCAGGGCCGCGACGGCGCTCGCGGACAGGTCGCCATCACCATCGACGAGGCCAGCCCACCCGAGATCGTGCCGCTCGTCATCTCGGCGTTCGACCTCACCGAACGCGAGCGGGACGTCGTGCAACGGGTGATCCAGGGCCTGGACACCAAGGAGATCGCCGCCGCGATGTTCCTGTCGACCTACACCGTGCAGGACCACCTCAAGTCGGTCTTCGAGAAGGCCGGCGTGCACAGTCGTCGCGAGCTGATCGCCCGCATCTTCTTCGATCAGTACGTGCCCCGGATGAACTCACCGCTCGGCCCGGACGGCTGGTTCGCCTCGTCCTGA
- a CDS encoding inorganic diphosphatase: MDFNEAFGPGDVDGGLINVVVEIGKGSSLKIEWDRENKVMKLDRVEPAIFAKPTSYGFIPQTLDEDGDELDVLILTDEPLPTGLVMEGRVIGVMKFVDDGEVDDKVVVVPSDDRNTGDAITSLDQVQPQLIKQIEFHFNNYKALKKPGSTKVEHWGDVAEAIEVIHESIQRWNDK, from the coding sequence GTGGACTTCAACGAGGCCTTCGGACCGGGCGATGTCGACGGCGGCCTCATCAACGTCGTCGTCGAGATCGGCAAGGGCAGCAGCCTCAAGATCGAGTGGGACCGCGAGAACAAGGTGATGAAGCTCGACCGCGTCGAACCGGCGATCTTCGCCAAGCCGACCAGCTACGGCTTCATCCCGCAGACCCTCGACGAGGACGGCGACGAGCTCGACGTGCTGATCCTCACCGACGAGCCGCTGCCGACCGGCCTGGTGATGGAAGGCCGCGTCATCGGCGTCATGAAGTTCGTCGACGACGGTGAGGTCGACGACAAGGTCGTCGTCGTGCCGTCCGACGACCGCAACACCGGCGACGCGATCACCTCGCTCGACCAGGTGCAGCCGCAGCTGATCAAGCAGATCGAGTTCCACTTCAACAACTACAAGGCGCTGAAGAAGCCGGGCTCCACCAAGGTGGAGCACTGGGGCGACGTCGCGGAGGCCATCGAGGTCATCCACGAGTCGATCCAGCGCTGGAACGACAAGTAG